TTATTAATCAGAGTGGATTATACAACTTTTGTGTACAGGAGATAAGATAATCCATAGCTACTAAAATTTGAAGACTATTTAATGTGACATGTGCCTCACTCATGCATGTTGGTAGTgaatgaaaaaggtagaaatCAAAGTGTAGGTATTACAATATCCACAGAGGGATGAATTTATTGTAGTAATGTTCCTTGATGTGGACATAATTTATGCATGTACCCttaataataattctttttcCTTCACTGTTGGGGTCACTGCCCTAGCTATACGACGGTGACCTTAGTCTTGCACGGCTGTCATAAATTCCATATTTTAAATTCGTGATGGGACCCACAGTTTAGGGTAAGCACAATGCATGCATGTTGCTCTGGAATTTCACATGGCCCTGTGTGTTGCTAGGGACATGTAGCACACACATGCCTTCAGAGATGCACTTTCTCGGGACACTGTTCCGTATGGTAAAAACTACCCTATGCCCGTTTTTGCAGCAGAGATTTTAGGATTTGAATTAGGTTGGACCCTTATTGTCTGTAGCAACTTTTTTACAAATACAgttaaagtaaaaaagaaaaaaaaaaaacattacaatcTTTTAGTTTCGATGGCATCTACATTTTAGTTTAGAAGTAATTTGATCAAGAAATTCGATGGCATTCCTCTTATGTGATTATCTCATTCTCGAAATAAGCaccttttaatattttctattcacTAAATAAATGCATCATTTATAGAAATAAatccattttattttatctgacagaaataaaatttatttgagtaaaatgaataaaagtgTGAACTAACCTCTCCGGTGAACGGTGAGCACAGGACTGGTGGCGAACGGGAACTTCGAGTTGGGTCCGAAGGCGTCGGATCTGAAAGGGACGGTGGTGGTGGGAGGCAGCAAGTCGATTCCAGAATGGGAGATATCGGGTTTCGTGGAGTACATAAAGTCGGGGCAGAAGCAGGGGGACATGCTGCTGGTGGTGCCGGAGGGGGCGTATGCGGTGCGGCTGGGGAATGAGGCGTCGATAAAGCAGAACATAAAGGTGCTGAAGGGGATGTACTACTCGATCACGTTCATGGTGGCTCGGACGTGCGCGCAGGAGGAGAGGATTAACATCTCGGTGACGCCGGACTGGGGAGTGATACCGATCCAGACGCTGTACACGAGCAGCGGGTGGGACCCGATTGCGTTCGGGTTCAAAGCGGAGAGCGAGACGGTGGAGATGCTGATTCACAACCCTGGCAAGGAGGAGGACCCCGCCTGTGGGCCCCTCATTGATTCGGTTGCTCTCAGGACTCTCTATCCTCCCAGACCTACAAACCGTAAGTTACACTTTTCTCCTCCTtgctattataattattattattactactcacaaaaacattttttaatgttgctgcatttaaatacttttttaattaaaaaattaaataaaagtataaaaaaaaatatgcatgTTAAATAAGAGAATTTTTTGCATATGATTACAATTTctccattttttatatttataataaatttcataattacAATTTGTATGTTTTAATAGGTATAAATATATCATAAGGATCATgcaatcaaattaaattatatatatataatttaaatatgttaatttttaattaactttgatatatgatattgtatttaaatataaaaaaacagtatttttatttttttattggaatacggaaaattaaattaaattcttttaaaaaaagaaattcattttaatattttttttttactttttatcgtttttttaatttttagttttgaacATAATGATATGAATGATAATGTAAACAGATAAATATGGTTTAATTCGTAAATAGACAACAAGTTCAATTACgtaatgtaattaaatttctcaaaattacTTGTCGTTAAAAcgtttttttaatcaatttaatattaaattcgAGATTATTTTATCGgtaaactataattaatattttttacatgaaaataaaTCGGTAAGTTTTTCAAACTAAGTCGGGTTTGTTTGATGTATCTATCTAATTAACTTATTTCAAAATAGatatgtttattcttttttaataaacaaacttaatcaacttattaaataaatgtgtttttaaaattatttattcaaaaacacttgttttaattaaacaatCTCTTCCAAATGTTGAAAACACGTTCAAGAATCGAATTCCTGTTCACCAAAGTAAACTCAATCAAAATTCACCTTTGATAAAGGTTGTTTAGTTGTGATGACTAAGGCATTggagttaattaattaatattacttcctctaatatatattattgcttTAGGATGTTGATAGTTTATATGCATTGGAACTTGAATTAGACAAAAcgtaaaaaaatttcaatttcctaAGGGACTGTTTGGTTATACTCgtttgaagagaaaaagctattttaatggaaaagaaagtgacagttattttcttgtttgatttaaaagaagaaaaaaaaaagagagatgtttaaaattaaattattttatattaacttgaaattacaaaatacaaataatattctttttcaGTACACGTGAAATGTTTTAAAtctttcttttaaaactttCCCATGTTGAAGGAACAAAAATTCAGTAAGAGATTCTGTTCTCCAGcatttttgttttccctttaTTTCTCTACAAtcaaatactatatatataatataaatttgttttaaatggTAATAATAACTCCCTTTCATATACTTTTAGTCATTTTTAGTATAGATTCAAAtatgttaaaaagttatttattttaataagtatttttttttctcatttattaaCTCTCTCccgatttaaaaaaaatgaaatttcaaaagttataattttttaagacatttaactaatagaagaaaaaaaaagactgtTTTTAACATGGTTCTTTTAAAATCATAGTCGcattaaattataacttttctTATCAATTCTACGTAATAAATACTTACATTGAATGAAAGCATGTTAGCAGAATGAGTAAAACTTTGATTCTCATAAGAAAACACAGGATAAAAAATTGCTTTTGTCTTTGTCTTGTTTTATTAGgttacttcttttctttttcagttcaaatggtcctaattttttcttttaaaagtgaatattttaaaacaatatatgaCTTCGGGTTAATCTTGAAGTGTAACTTGATcaaactttgaaaataaaactgaaaatctaAAAgtatttacttaaaataatttataacttaataagttaatttatttaaaacttgacGCGaggatttattttaattttaaaattataactttcAATATACTTTATTAGAAATagttgttttttatataaagtaatattattagttttttcaatatttattttctaaaatatcttgttcaaattattctttgagagaagaaaagaCAATTCAGAGAAAGCTGGACAACACAACCTTTTATAAAATGATGGGTCTAGAAATCCCagttagagaaaaataaaaataaaaggacaaAAATAAACTGAATTAAAGAAATTTCgtttaagaaactaaaatatgttatattacgtaatgatattttgacacataaagattttttacaattatttaatacttttctattattttactttttacaaatataaaaaatcatttttctacaACTTCATATCAATGTGTGTGAaagtattattttcttaattataaacttaactCTTTCGTTATAGCTATACCAAATAATCACAAACACATGCACACAAGGTGTTTGATTTGATGTAACATTCCTTGTGGTTATTGCTACATATCTGTTTGGTGAAATGTTTATTAATCATAGAAAGCACACAACTAAGAACAAACATCAACAGTTcaagagaaagaagatggatTAATACCTATAAAGGCAacaggttatatatatatatatatatatatatatatacatgtatatatattatattatattatacggATGTTTATGCATAGATATGTCagaaaattaagtaaaaacaGGTTGGAAGTGGTCCTACACTCATAGTTGATCATATTATCTAGGTAGGTAGGATGTTCCAATCATATTTATGAAATGCAATTATGCATCTTATAGTACAAAAAGCagcataaattcaaattcagAATGTGTCTGAGACTAGAATATAACATCTGTGTTCTTACTCGGTTTCATTGCATGTGATGTGGAATTAGTTCACTGTTCATTACTTACCTAGGTGAATAAAAAGGTTCTGATTGAACAAAACATTGCTCccttaaaaataggaaaaaataaaacagtgtactaaaaattaaatgagtGTTTGTGTATTAGTATGTGTTTGTGTTAAATTATACATACAGGACCACAACATGTAATGAATAGCCAACTATCCACTTTCTTTAGCTTTGCACAATGAGTCTGACTCCTGATTCAACTATACATATATGCATTAATTCCCTGGACAGAGAACCTATTGAAGAATGGTGGATTTGAAGAAGGACCGTATGTGTTTCCGAACTCATCATGGGGTGTGATAATCCCACCGAACATTGAGGATGACCATTCTCCTCTCCCAGGGTGGATGGTGGAGTCCCTGAAGGCAGTGAGGTACATAGACTCAGAGCATTTCTCAGTCCCTCAGGCCACAAGAGCAGTGGAGCTAATAGCAGGAAAAGAGAGTGCCATTGCTCAAGTGGCCAGAACCATCCCTGGCAAAACCTATGTGCTCTCATTCTCTGTAGGGGATGCCAGCAACTCCTGTGAAGGCTCCATGATTGTGGAAGCATTTGCAGGCAAAGACACCATCAAAGTGCCCTACGAATCCAAGGGCAAAGGAGGCTTCAAACGTGCAGCCCTCAAGTTTGTGGCTGTTGGACCAAGAACAAGAATCATGTTCCTCAGCACCTTTTACACTATGAGAAGTGATGATTTCTCTTCACTCTGTGGTCCTGTGGTTGATGATGTCAAGTTGATAAGCCTGCGTAAACCATAAGAGTTTCGATCATCCATAAGGGTTCTGAGTCTTTGATGAGATTATGATATATAGTTAGAGAATAATTTTATAAGCATGTGTTTCTTATCATTtctgtcttttcttttttactaaGAGAGGCCTGGGAGTTATGACTATGATCTTCATTCTGATATATTGAAATAAGTGTGTATAACAAGTATTATTATATCATCTATAGACTTATACTATATATACAAGTGGAGGGTTTCTAACCCCTTTCatgtattttgaatattatgctcaaaaatatagattattcataaataaaaataaattttcactcTAATTGATATTTCTATCA
This window of the Vigna angularis cultivar LongXiaoDou No.4 chromosome 7, ASM1680809v1, whole genome shotgun sequence genome carries:
- the LOC108319301 gene encoding protein DUF642 L-GALACTONO-1,4-LACTONE-RESPONSIVE GENE 2, whose protein sequence is MKGRFLFLSVLLYSTFHVSFSIIDGLVANGNFELGPKASDLKGTVVVGGSKSIPEWEISGFVEYIKSGQKQGDMLLVVPEGAYAVRLGNEASIKQNIKVLKGMYYSITFMVARTCAQEERINISVTPDWGVIPIQTLYTSSGWDPIAFGFKAESETVEMLIHNPGKEEDPACGPLIDSVALRTLYPPRPTNQNLLKNGGFEEGPYVFPNSSWGVIIPPNIEDDHSPLPGWMVESLKAVRYIDSEHFSVPQATRAVELIAGKESAIAQVARTIPGKTYVLSFSVGDASNSCEGSMIVEAFAGKDTIKVPYESKGKGGFKRAALKFVAVGPRTRIMFLSTFYTMRSDDFSSLCGPVVDDVKLISLRKP